The following coding sequences lie in one Corticium candelabrum chromosome 10, ooCorCand1.1, whole genome shotgun sequence genomic window:
- the LOC134186085 gene encoding histidine protein methyltransferase 1 homolog isoform X1 gives MTDFRFNFEQTIRGDAIPTACQHSTESHTMPVIEKLNKCREVECMTSGTGIDDSHSKGPRHKVCDVRLCDGTVHLQHIDLDVTEAELKTENSELKSALNSRSDLVPYIYEGGLKIWECAIDLILFLHQCKVDFENKSVLELGCGVGLPGIYTLTKGAVVHFQDYNVEVIKHVTIPSVAMNTSNGPDRHHKFYAGEWGSLPDLLNPAKADSKKYDSNDVSLPSFVHVSMTRFDFILTSETIYNPDSYPSLIHVVKQLLKRTGVAYLAAKSHYFGVGGSIDLFTEAIDKDGTLVWETVSVVAAGIPRKTLCIIQK, from the exons ATGACTGACTTTCGGTTCAATTTCGAACAAACCATTCGTGGTGACGCAATTCCAACTGCTTGTCAACATTCTACAG AATCCCATACAATGCCTGTTATTGAGAAATTGAACAAATGCAGAGAAGTTGAGTGTATGACAAGTGGTACCGGTATTGATGATTCTCATAGTAAG GGGCCCAGACATAAAGTTTGTGATGTGCGTTTGTGTGATGGAACCGTTCATCTGCAACATATAGACTTGGATGTCACTGAAGCTGAATTGAAAACAGAGAATAGCGAACTGAAATCAGCACTTAATAGTCGGTCAGATCTTGTACCATACATTTACGAAG GAGGGCTGAAAATATGGGAGTGTGCAATCGACCTTATCCTTTTCTTGCATCAGTGTAAGGTAGACTTTGAAAACAAGAGTGTTTTGGAG TTAGGATGTGGTGTGGGTCTACCTGGTATATATACTCTAACCAAAGGAGCTGTCGTTCATTTCCAAGATTAT AACGTTGAGGTCATTAAACATGTAACAATTCCCAGCGTTGCAATGAACACTTCCAATGGCCCAGACAGACATCATAAGTTCTATGCTGGTGAATGGGGTAGTTTGCCT GACCTTCTTAATCCTGCCAAGGCAGATTCAAAGAAGTACGACTCCAATGATGTATCGCTTCCTTCATTTGTACACGTTTCTATGACTAGGTTTGATTTCATTCTTACATCAGAGACAATCTACAATCCTGACAGCTACCCTAGTCTCATCCATGTAGTGAAACAGTTACTGAAACGAACGGGAGTAGCTTATTTAGCTGCCAAGTCTCACTATTTCGGTGTTGGCGGCAGCATTGACCTTTTTACTGAGGCTATTGACAAAGATGGAACATTAGTATGGGAAACTGTATCCGTTGTAGCAGCAGGCATCCCCAGAAAGACACTTTGTATTATTCAGAAATAA
- the LOC134186085 gene encoding histidine protein methyltransferase 1 homolog isoform X2 — protein MTDFRFNFEQTIRGDAIPTACQHSTESHTMPVIEKLNKCREVECMTSGTGIDDSHSKGPRHKVCDVRLCDGTVHLQHIDLDVTEAELKTENSELKSALNSRSDLVPYIYEGGLKIWECAIDLILFLHQCKVDFENKSVLELGCGVGLPGIYTLTKGAVVHFQDYNVEVIKHVTIPSVAMNTSNGPDRHHKFYAGEWGSLPDLLNPAKADSKKFDFILTSETIYNPDSYPSLIHVVKQLLKRTGVAYLAAKSHYFGVGGSIDLFTEAIDKDGTLVWETVSVVAAGIPRKTLCIIQK, from the exons ATGACTGACTTTCGGTTCAATTTCGAACAAACCATTCGTGGTGACGCAATTCCAACTGCTTGTCAACATTCTACAG AATCCCATACAATGCCTGTTATTGAGAAATTGAACAAATGCAGAGAAGTTGAGTGTATGACAAGTGGTACCGGTATTGATGATTCTCATAGTAAG GGGCCCAGACATAAAGTTTGTGATGTGCGTTTGTGTGATGGAACCGTTCATCTGCAACATATAGACTTGGATGTCACTGAAGCTGAATTGAAAACAGAGAATAGCGAACTGAAATCAGCACTTAATAGTCGGTCAGATCTTGTACCATACATTTACGAAG GAGGGCTGAAAATATGGGAGTGTGCAATCGACCTTATCCTTTTCTTGCATCAGTGTAAGGTAGACTTTGAAAACAAGAGTGTTTTGGAG TTAGGATGTGGTGTGGGTCTACCTGGTATATATACTCTAACCAAAGGAGCTGTCGTTCATTTCCAAGATTAT AACGTTGAGGTCATTAAACATGTAACAATTCCCAGCGTTGCAATGAACACTTCCAATGGCCCAGACAGACATCATAAGTTCTATGCTGGTGAATGGGGTAGTTTGCCT GACCTTCTTAATCCTGCCAAGGCAGATTCAAAGAA GTTTGATTTCATTCTTACATCAGAGACAATCTACAATCCTGACAGCTACCCTAGTCTCATCCATGTAGTGAAACAGTTACTGAAACGAACGGGAGTAGCTTATTTAGCTGCCAAGTCTCACTATTTCGGTGTTGGCGGCAGCATTGACCTTTTTACTGAGGCTATTGACAAAGATGGAACATTAGTATGGGAAACTGTATCCGTTGTAGCAGCAGGCATCCCCAGAAAGACACTTTGTATTATTCAGAAATAA
- the LOC134186085 gene encoding histidine protein methyltransferase 1 homolog isoform X3, giving the protein MILIGPRHKVCDVRLCDGTVHLQHIDLDVTEAELKTENSELKSALNSRSDLVPYIYEGGLKIWECAIDLILFLHQCKVDFENKSVLELGCGVGLPGIYTLTKGAVVHFQDYNVEVIKHVTIPSVAMNTSNGPDRHHKFYAGEWGSLPDLLNPAKADSKKYDSNDVSLPSFVHVSMTRFDFILTSETIYNPDSYPSLIHVVKQLLKRTGVAYLAAKSHYFGVGGSIDLFTEAIDKDGTLVWETVSVVAAGIPRKTLCIIQK; this is encoded by the exons ATGATTCTCATA GGGCCCAGACATAAAGTTTGTGATGTGCGTTTGTGTGATGGAACCGTTCATCTGCAACATATAGACTTGGATGTCACTGAAGCTGAATTGAAAACAGAGAATAGCGAACTGAAATCAGCACTTAATAGTCGGTCAGATCTTGTACCATACATTTACGAAG GAGGGCTGAAAATATGGGAGTGTGCAATCGACCTTATCCTTTTCTTGCATCAGTGTAAGGTAGACTTTGAAAACAAGAGTGTTTTGGAG TTAGGATGTGGTGTGGGTCTACCTGGTATATATACTCTAACCAAAGGAGCTGTCGTTCATTTCCAAGATTAT AACGTTGAGGTCATTAAACATGTAACAATTCCCAGCGTTGCAATGAACACTTCCAATGGCCCAGACAGACATCATAAGTTCTATGCTGGTGAATGGGGTAGTTTGCCT GACCTTCTTAATCCTGCCAAGGCAGATTCAAAGAAGTACGACTCCAATGATGTATCGCTTCCTTCATTTGTACACGTTTCTATGACTAGGTTTGATTTCATTCTTACATCAGAGACAATCTACAATCCTGACAGCTACCCTAGTCTCATCCATGTAGTGAAACAGTTACTGAAACGAACGGGAGTAGCTTATTTAGCTGCCAAGTCTCACTATTTCGGTGTTGGCGGCAGCATTGACCTTTTTACTGAGGCTATTGACAAAGATGGAACATTAGTATGGGAAACTGTATCCGTTGTAGCAGCAGGCATCCCCAGAAAGACACTTTGTATTATTCAGAAATAA
- the LOC134185773 gene encoding single-stranded DNA-binding protein 3-like, producing MYPKAKGTTVPSDAQAREKLNLYVYEYLVNAGATRTAQSFLNEIRWEKNITLGDPPGFLANWWCVFWDLYCAAPEKRDTNEHSSEAKAFHDYFSPDGGPPPTGPPPGNFFPSGQRPQSASMPGQPMPGQPLPGHPTPPPGHPMAGHQGIQMQYRYGPRPPIRQQMAGTPTGSAILPSSMDPMRQHAAGRMMMPGQPGTPPNSVQRMTPHGEAIQQQRIPMSQAYHPAMRPGMVNHSMSLPLQNHGMPGMPHGPRAAWGQPSPLSSHASQTSAPGTPVTPGPGPPHLHLGHPYMQHQPLSNKSGSPRTPLDPCAPDSLYNHQGQPVSIYGASPMANGSIPMSGHGPLHPHPHPLVGSGVPTMNDGHHDLRLHKVHDGPDEHQNMAVPNKSDVGGFPLNFREDGFVENASASHEIQRIEERLGQEAKQFEKPLGGMGPPDGRAEIRWSQ from the exons ATGTACCCGAAAGCAAAGGGAACGACCGTGCCGTCAGACGCTCAAGCAAGAGAAAA ACTCAATCTCTACGTCTACGAGTATCTGGTAAATGCCGGAGCGACAAGGACAGCTCAATCGTTTCTCAACGAG ATTCGCTGGGAAAAGAACATTACGCTCGGAGATCCTCCCGGATTTTTAGCCAACTGGTGGTG TGTCTTTTGGGATCTCTACTGCGCAGCGCCGGAAAAGAGAGACACAAACGAGCACTCGAGCGAAGCGAAAGCATTTCACGACTAT TTCTCTCCCGATGGAGGTCCACCGCCTACCGGACCACCGCCAGGCAACTTCTTTCCT TCTGGTCAACGGCCGCAGTCTGCATCCATGCCTGGTCAACCTATGCCTGGTCAACCATTGCCTGGTCACCCTACTCCACCTCCGGGACATCCTATGGCTGGGCATCAAGGAATTCAAATG CAATATCGGTACGGACCTCGTCCGCCAATAAGACAACAA ATGGCCGGCACACCAACTGGGTCTGCTATTTTACCGAGTTCTATGGACCCAATGAGGCAGCATG ctGCGGGTCGGATGATGATGCCGGGTCAGCCGGGCACACCTCCCAACTCTGTACAGAGGATGACACCTCACGGAGAAGCTATTCAGCAGCAGAGAATACCAATGTCTCAG GCCTATCATCCTGCCATGAGACCGGGTATGGTTAATCATTCGATGTCACTGCCGTTGCAAAATCATGGAATGCCTGGCAT GCCACATGGACCGAGAGCAGCTTGGGGTCAGCCATCGCCGTTGTCTTCG CATGCATCGCAGACGAGTGCACCTGGAACACCTGTGACACCTGGACCCGGACCTCCTCATCTACACT TGGGGCATCCGTATATGCAACATCAGCCATTGTCCAACAAGTCAGGTTCTCCTCGAACACCTCTAG ATCCTTGTGCTCCTGATAGTTTATATAACCATCAAGGGCAGCCTGTATCG ATATACGGAGCCAGTCCGATGGCTAATGGTTCGATTCCGATGTCAGGTCATGGTCCTTTGCACCCTCATCCTCATCCTCTAGTTGGTTCAGGTGTACCGACTATGAATG ATGGGCATCATGATCTCAGGCTACATAAG GTACACGATGGACCAGACGAGCATCAGAACATGGCAGTTCCCAATAAATCAGATGTGGGAGGATTTCCTTTGAATTTTCGAGAAGACGGG TTTGTAGAGAACGCTAGTGCAAGTCACGAGATTCAGAGAATCGAGGAACGACTCGGACAAGAAGCGAAACAATTCGAGAAACCGTTAGGCGGAATGGGCCCTCCTGATGGTCGTG CTGAGATTAGATGGAGTCAATGA